In Silene latifolia isolate original U9 population chromosome X, ASM4854445v1, whole genome shotgun sequence, the following proteins share a genomic window:
- the LOC141620202 gene encoding uncharacterized protein LOC141620202: MCLTSYKLIYRYGCPHEKISDNGSHFKAETEQLLAKYKIKHHHSSPYLPQTNGAVEAANKNVIMILKKKIDNYHDWPNKIPFVLWGYRTSVRTPTGATHFFVTYGMEAVQPVELEIPSLRILLKSQISEA, encoded by the coding sequence ATGTGTCTAACTTCATACAAACTAATCTATCGATATGGGTGCCCACATGAGAAAATCAGCGATAACGGGTCCCATTTTAAAGCTGAAACTGAACAATTGCTGGCCAagtataagattaagcatcatcACTCTTCGCCTTATCTACCTCAGACTAATGGTGCGGTGgaagcagcaaacaaaaatgtcatcatgatcctcaagaaaaagATCGACAACTATCATGACTGGCCTAACAAGATACCCTTTGTATTATGGGGATATCGAACctcagtcaggacgcccactggggctactcatTTCTTTGTAACATATGgtatggaagccgtacaaccagtagAGCTGGAGATCCCGTCTCTGCGCATTCTACTCAAAAGCCAAATCTCGGAAGCATAA